The Paralichthys olivaceus isolate ysfri-2021 chromosome 9, ASM2471397v2, whole genome shotgun sequence genome contains a region encoding:
- the zdhhc2 gene encoding palmitoyltransferase ZDHHC2 isoform X2 — MAPSGSRSIKRGCQRVLYWIPVLFIALIVGWSYYAYVLQLCIESIEDTGKKVVFLLVYHAIFIMFVWAYWQTIFTRPMNPLKEFHLSFSDKELLEREDRGESQQEILRRIAKDLPINTRTNSGAIRFCDRCQLLKPDRCHHCSVCDKCILKMDHHCPWVNNCVGFSNYKYFMLFLAYSLLYCLFITATDLQYFIKFWMNGLPDTQAKFHILFLFFSASMFSVSLASLFIYHCWLVCKNRSTLEAVRAPVFRHGTDKNGFSLGFSKNFRQVFGDEAKYWSIPIFSSLGDGCSFPSCLVNVDPEQPSSPSGSNPANKGASDSRQFPSKPLRESQSRLLASNPSWPDSDSATEKERKGASNQGMTIENEA; from the exons ATGGCACCGTCGGGCTCGCGTAGTATCAAGCGGGGCTGTCAGAGAGTTCTGTACTGGATCCCGGTCCTCTTCATCGCCCTCATAGTGGGTTGGTCATACTACGCATATGTCCTGCAGCTGTGCATAG aatccATCGAAGACACAGGAAAAAAGG TGGTGTTCTTGCTGGTGTACCATGCCATCTTCATCATGTTTGTGTGGGCGTACTGGCAGACCATCTTCACCAGGCCCATGAACCCCCTGAAGGAG TTCCACCTGTCCTTCTCTGacaaggagctgctggagcGTGAAGATCGTGGAGAGTCCCAGCAGGAGATCCTGAGGAGGATAGCCAAGGATCTGCCCATCAACACCCGCACCAACTCTGGAG CAATCCGTTTCTGTGACCGCTGCCAGCTGCTGAAGCCTGATCGATGTCACCATTGTTCAGTGTGTGATAA ATGCATCCTGAAGATGGATCACCACTGCCCCTG GGTGAACAACTGTGTGGGATTCTCCAACTACAAGTACTTCATGCTGTTCTTGGCGTACTCGCTGCTCTACTGCCTTTTTATTACTGCTACAGACCTTCAGTACTTCATAAAATTTTGGATG AACGGCCTCCCAGACACTCAGGCCAAGTTccacatcctcttcctcttcttctcggCCTCCATGTTCTCGGTCAGCCTCGCCTCTCTTTTCATCTACCACTGCTGGCTCGTGTGCAAGAACAGATCCACTCTCG AAGCTGTACGGGCCCCGGTGTTTCGTCACGGCACAGACAAGAATGGTTTCAGTCTGGGCTTCAGTAAGAACTTCCGCCAGGTCTTTGGGGATGAGGCTAAGTACTGGTCTATTCCCATTTTCTCCAG TCTCGGTGACGGCTGCTCGTTCCCGTCCTGTCTGGTGAATGTGGACCCTGAGCAGCCTTCCTCACCCTCAGGCTCCAACCCTGCCAACAAGGG tgcatCAGACAGCCGCCAGTTCCCCTCCAAACCTCTGAGGGAGAGCCAGAGTCGACTGCTTGCCAGCAACCCCTCCTGGCCCGACAGTGACAGtgcaacagagaaagagaggaaag GTGCCAGCAACCAAGGGATGACCATCGAAAACGAGGCATAA
- the zdhhc2 gene encoding palmitoyltransferase ZDHHC2 isoform X1 — MAPSGSRSIKRGCQRVLYWIPVLFIALIVGWSYYAYVLQLCIESIEDTGKKVVFLLVYHAIFIMFVWAYWQTIFTRPMNPLKEFHLSFSDKELLEREDRGESQQEILRRIAKDLPINTRTNSGAIRFCDRCQLLKPDRCHHCSVCDKCILKMDHHCPWVNNCVGFSNYKYFMLFLAYSLLYCLFITATDLQYFIKFWMAGGRAHFRLREYLNGLPDTQAKFHILFLFFSASMFSVSLASLFIYHCWLVCKNRSTLEAVRAPVFRHGTDKNGFSLGFSKNFRQVFGDEAKYWSIPIFSSLGDGCSFPSCLVNVDPEQPSSPSGSNPANKGASDSRQFPSKPLRESQSRLLASNPSWPDSDSATEKERKGASNQGMTIENEA, encoded by the exons ATGGCACCGTCGGGCTCGCGTAGTATCAAGCGGGGCTGTCAGAGAGTTCTGTACTGGATCCCGGTCCTCTTCATCGCCCTCATAGTGGGTTGGTCATACTACGCATATGTCCTGCAGCTGTGCATAG aatccATCGAAGACACAGGAAAAAAGG TGGTGTTCTTGCTGGTGTACCATGCCATCTTCATCATGTTTGTGTGGGCGTACTGGCAGACCATCTTCACCAGGCCCATGAACCCCCTGAAGGAG TTCCACCTGTCCTTCTCTGacaaggagctgctggagcGTGAAGATCGTGGAGAGTCCCAGCAGGAGATCCTGAGGAGGATAGCCAAGGATCTGCCCATCAACACCCGCACCAACTCTGGAG CAATCCGTTTCTGTGACCGCTGCCAGCTGCTGAAGCCTGATCGATGTCACCATTGTTCAGTGTGTGATAA ATGCATCCTGAAGATGGATCACCACTGCCCCTG GGTGAACAACTGTGTGGGATTCTCCAACTACAAGTACTTCATGCTGTTCTTGGCGTACTCGCTGCTCTACTGCCTTTTTATTACTGCTACAGACCTTCAGTACTTCATAAAATTTTGGATG GCTGGAGGTAGAGCACATTTCCGTCTCAGGGAGTACCTG AACGGCCTCCCAGACACTCAGGCCAAGTTccacatcctcttcctcttcttctcggCCTCCATGTTCTCGGTCAGCCTCGCCTCTCTTTTCATCTACCACTGCTGGCTCGTGTGCAAGAACAGATCCACTCTCG AAGCTGTACGGGCCCCGGTGTTTCGTCACGGCACAGACAAGAATGGTTTCAGTCTGGGCTTCAGTAAGAACTTCCGCCAGGTCTTTGGGGATGAGGCTAAGTACTGGTCTATTCCCATTTTCTCCAG TCTCGGTGACGGCTGCTCGTTCCCGTCCTGTCTGGTGAATGTGGACCCTGAGCAGCCTTCCTCACCCTCAGGCTCCAACCCTGCCAACAAGGG tgcatCAGACAGCCGCCAGTTCCCCTCCAAACCTCTGAGGGAGAGCCAGAGTCGACTGCTTGCCAGCAACCCCTCCTGGCCCGACAGTGACAGtgcaacagagaaagagaggaaag GTGCCAGCAACCAAGGGATGACCATCGAAAACGAGGCATAA